In Plasmodium sp. gorilla clade G2 genome assembly, chromosome: 5, one genomic interval encodes:
- a CDS encoding actin-depolymerizing factor 1: MISGIRVNDKCVTEFNNMKIRKTCGWIIFVIQNCEIIIHSKGASTTLTELVQSIDKNNEIQCAYVVFDAVSKIHFFMYARESSNSRDRMTYASSKQAILKKIEGVNVLTSVIESAQDVADLK; this comes from the exons ATGATAAGTGGTATTCGAGTAAATGATAAGTGTGTAACCGAATTTAATAACATGAAGATTAGGAAGACATGTGGATGGATTATTTTTGTCATACAAAATTGtgaaataattattcattcAAAAGGTGCTTCAACAACCTTAACAGAATTAGTACAATcaatagataaaaataatgaaattcAATGTGCATATGTTGTGTTCGATGCAG TAAGCAAAATCCACTTCTTCATGTATGCAAGAGAATCATCCAACTCAAGAGACAGAATGACCTATGCCTCTAGCAAACAAgccatattaaaaaaaattgaaggaGTTAATGTACTAACATCTGTTATTGAAAGCGCACAAGATGTTGCTGatcttaaataa
- a CDS encoding protein kinase, putative has product MLQYFVNKLFGDLPSSFNYMIGKKIEYDIKIGYYEMYEGHDKNCEDVCVFIYEKNNKETTYVKRYIKNHLSYSKKLIHPNILKVLDTYENEKRIYIVTEKCVPLIYEKIKSDPIWGLYEIMRSIHFINSCNYIHGLINPLSIFVNSKGRWKLSNFDCIHEKNMSISNIYNDIKDHIFCSYGYKINIPNNIHSTYIDCNGLILLMIWSYKKYICSTGNENNEILYRVGNNIDNNTYSMTNYLCSDPHSSMTFLIFNVNYEKDKMDYIPHNLHKVYNMLNTYNCSEINLNNILNDENLKNNNYIVRTMLFLTEIHMRSKIEKSIFLDNLFEYIDNISLDVKVQMILPELCKNIDIFENYIKCLKIILHISKDISSEEFEKMVYGSIFLKCFHLTDRTVRYLLLEYFPFIEKHLNHNHMNEIYKPYIYGFMDNNMSIKNETIKNFIYLFPKLKTNIRSAALNVLLENLKENDSCIKTNSIICIAKISKHIITDKQNILENVFQVGIHDMSIQTKVATLHSIKYTYDQFCMNKFVSNILPMVTRSMIDDNMQIRSCAFDVLESLMVDLKKELLLEEKEHKDNQMYDPQKSYNFIDKIKCIITKNKGDIQEDTKEMTISGGELQTDTDFNERNEFNTDRNNFMESIHMNGDDSTCPEKTNTFDNNRKDILDYSQYDNINNDQFFVDTWNPNNIDYNLSVPRKNIKENKSPQFISDTILFNNKNIQNSVSFKEQLKEERQVSLQNNKNNMDMYNMNNMNNMNNVNNMYADVSNINHKDSFHDENKSYNSFKSTGETRMIDKRFKNKIHMDIDNFFDEFDLSKENNTPKIKLSSLQ; this is encoded by the coding sequence atGTTACAATATTTTGTGAATAAACTTTTTGGTGATTTACCATCTAgttttaattatatgataGGTAAAAAGATAGAGTATGATATAAAGATTGGTTATTATGAAATGTATGAAGGGCATGATAAGAATTGTGAAGATGTttgtgtatttatatatgagaagaataataaagaaacaaCTTATGtgaaaagatatataaagaatCATTTGTCATAttctaaaaaattaattcatcctaatattttaaaagtattggatacatatgaaaatgagaaaaggatatatatagtaaCAGAGAAATGTGTACCATtgatatatgaaaaaataaagagtGATCCTATATGGGgtttatatgaaataatgagatctattcattttattaattcttgTAATTATATCCACGGTTTGATTAATCCTTTATCAATATTTGTAAATTCCAAAGGTAGATGGAAATTAAGTAATTTCGATTGTATTCATGAGAAGAATATGAGtatatctaatatatataatgatataaaagatcatatattttgtagttatggatataaaataaatataccaaataatatacattcaACCTATATTGATTGTAATGgtttgatattattaatgaTATGGTcctataagaaatatatttgttctacaggtaatgaaaataatgaaatattatatagagttggaaataatatagataataatacttATAGTATGACGAATTATTTATGTAGTGATCCTCATAGTAGTATGacatttcttatttttaatgtGAATTATGAGAAAGACAAAATGGATTATATACCACATAACTTACataaagtatataatatgttgaatacatataattgtagtgaaataaatttgaataatatattaaatgatgaaaatttaaaaaataataattatattgttaGAACCATGTTATTTTTAACAGAAATACATATGAGAAGTAAAATCGAGAAAAGCATATTTTTAgataatttatttgaatatattgataatatatctttagATGTAAAAGTTCAAATGATATTACCAGAATTATGTAagaatatagatatatttgagaattatataaaatgtttaaaaattatattacatatttcaAAAGATATATCAAGTGAAGAATTTGAGAAAATGGTATATggatctatatttttaaaatgttttcATTTAACTGATAGAACAGTAAGATATTTATTGTTAGAATATTTTCCATTTATAGAAAAGCATCTAAATCATAATCATatgaatgaaatatataaaccatatatatatggattcatggataataatatgtctattaaaaatgaaactataaaaaattttatatatctttttccaaaattaaaaacaaatataagaTCAGCTGCTCTTAATGTACTCttagaaaatttaaaagaaaatgatagtTGCATTAAAACTAACagtattatatgtatagcTAAAATTtcaaaacatataataacagataaacaaaatatattagaaaatgTATTCCAAGTTGGTATACATGATATGTCTATACAAACAAAAGTAGCAACATTACATtcaattaaatatacatatgatcAATTTTGTATGAACAAATTTGTATCGAATATATTACCAATGGTCACTAGAAGTATGATAGATGATAATATGCAAATAAGATCCTGTGCGTTTGACGTTTTGGAATCACTTATGGTTGATttgaaaaaagaattattactagaagaaaaagaacacAAAGATAATCAGATGTATGATCCTCAAAAgtcttataattttatagatAAGATAAAGTGTATTATTACAAAGAATAAAGGTGACATCCAAGAAGATACAAAAGAAATGACAATATCAGGAGGTGAATTACAAACAGATACTGACTTTAACGAAAGAAATGAATTTAATACAGatagaaataattttatggAATCTATACATATGAATGGAGACGATTCAACATGTCCTGAGAAGACAAACacatttgataataatagaaaaGATATTCTTGATTATAGtcaatatgataatattaataatgatcaATTTTTTGTTGATACATGGAATCCTAACAATATAGATTATAATCTTTCTGTGCCtaggaaaaatataaaagagaaTAAGTCTCCTCAATTTATATCTGatacaattttatttaataataagaatatacaaaatagtGTTTCTTTTAAAGAGCAACTAAAAGAGGAAAGACAAGTTTCTTtgcaaaataataaaaataatatggatatgtacaatatgaataatatgaataatatgaataatgtgAATAATATGTATGCTGATGTGAGCAATATAAATCATAAGGATAGTTTTCATGATGAGAACAAAAgttataattcttttaaaagTACTGGAGAAACACGAATGATAGATAAAAggtttaaaaataaaatccaCATGGAtattgataatttttttgatgaATTTGATTTAAGTAAAGAGAACAATActccaaaaataaaattgagtTCTCTTCAATAG
- a CDS encoding myosin B: MVNKINEFNNYFRINSTFINKSDNENFYVWTYKSPNVDLYPDLVFFKCQVLNINGDNYEVKEISPETNSVYTVKKEHLFNCNNMVNINSHRLNDMVHQNSAEVLNTLALRYEKNYIYTIAEPMLISVNPYQVIDTDMNEYKNKNTDLLPPHVYTYAKDAMLDFINTKNSQSIIISGESGSGKTEASKLVIKFYLSGVKEDNDISKTLWDSNFILEAFGNAKTVKNNNSSRYGKYIKIQLDENQNIVSSSIEIFLLEKIRVVSQEPDERCYHIFYGILKGMNDEMKKKYKIKSEEDYKYISNKYINIPEIDDAKDFENLMISFDKMKMSDLKDDLFLTLSGLLLLGNIQFNGIEKDGKSNCSEIDDENLKVVNEASELLGIDYESLKNSLVITEKSIANQKIQIPLSIEESLSICRSISKDIYNKIFEYITKRINNFLNNNKELDNFIGILDIFGFEIFVKNSLEQLLINIANEEIHNIYLFVVYEKESNLYKKEGIIIESVKYTNNDSIIDLLRGKTSIISILEDNCLAPGKKEESVVSVYTNKFSKNEHYSICKKDITGSFVIKHTVSDVTYSISNFISKNKDILSPNILKLLKVSNNKLINNLYDDTEVTDSLGRKNLITYKYLENLKKICSYLKNTNIYFIKCIKPNETKEKNNFNPKKVYPQLFSLSIVETLNIKYFFQYKYTFASFLSYYQYLDIAVSNDSSLDEKTKVSMLLERNFEKDSYKVGHTMVFLKKEAVHKIRDIINANLKCYRNLCCITSALITKIKKKRMVEENIKNLQLAQAYFRKYKYITEHQ, translated from the exons atggtgAATAAAATTAACGAATTTAATAATTACTTCAGGATTAATAgtacatttataaataaaagtgacaatgaaaatttttatgtGTGGACTTATAAAAGTCCAAATGTTGACCTATATCCTGATTtggttttttttaaatgtcaAGTTCTTAATATAAATGGAGATAATTATGAGGTAAAAGAAATATCTCCTGAAACTAATAGTGTATATACTGTGAAAAAGGaacatttatttaattgCAATAATatggtaaatataaatagtcATCGATTAAATGATATGGTTCATCAAAACTCTGCAGAGGTATTAAACACATTAGCTTTAAGATatgaaaagaattatatatatactatagcTGAGCCAATGCTAATATCGGTAAATCCTTATCAAGTAATTGATACTGATATGAATGAGTATAAGAATAAGAACACTGATTTATTACCACCTCACGTGTATACATATGCGAAGGATGCAATGCttgattttataaatacaaaaaatagtCAATCAATAATTATAAGTGGAGAAAGTGGATCAGGAAAAACAGAAGCGTCCAAACTTGTAatcaaattttatttatctgGTGTTAAGGAGGATAATGATATATCAAAAACGTTATGGGACTCGAACTTTATACTGGAG gCGTTTGGTAATGCAAAAACTGTAAAGAATAACAATTCGAGTAGATATGGAAAGTATATTAAAATCCAACTAGatgaaaatcaaaatattgtATCATCAAgtatagaaatatttttactgGAAAAAATAAGAGTAGTATCACAG GAACCAGACGAACGATGTTATCACATTTTTTATGGAATTCTGAAAGGAATGAAtgatgaaatgaaaaaaaagtacaaaataaaatcagAAGaagattataaatatatttcgaataaatatataaacattccTG AAATTGACGACGCAAAGGATTTTGAAAATTTAATGATATCTTttgataaaatgaaaatgtcTGATTTAAAAGATGACCTTTTTCTTACTTTGTCAG gGTTGTTACTTTTGGGAAATATTCAATTTAATGGGATCGAAAAGGATGGTAAATCTAACTGTAGTGAGATTGATGATGAGAACTTAAAAGTAGTTAATGAGGCTAGTGAATTATTAGGTATAGATTATGAGAGTTTAAAAAATAGTTTAGTAATTACTGAAAAAAGTATAGCTAATCAGAAAATTCAAATTCCTTTAAGCATAGAAGAGTCTTTATCAATATGTAGATCAATAtctaaagatatatataataagatattTGAATACATTacgaaaagaataaataattttttaaataataataaagaattagATAATTTCATAGGTATTTTGGATATTTTTGGATTTGAGATTTTTGTTAAGAATTCATTAGAACAGTTGCTAATTAATATAGCAAATGAGGagatacataatatatatttatttgttgtatatgaaaaagaaagtaatttatataaaaaggaagGAATCATAATTGAATCagtaaaatatacaaataatgatAGTATAATAGATTTATTAAGAGGTAAAACAtctattatttctatattggAAGATAATTGTTTAGCACCTGGAAAGAAGGAAGAA tCGGTTGTAAGTgtttatacaaataaattttcTAAGAATGAGCATTATTCCATATGTAAGAAGGACATAACTGGAAGTTTTGTAATTAAGCATACTGTAAGTGATGTAACATATAGTATTTCTAATTtcatttcaaaaaataaggaCATCCTTTCACCTAATATTTTGAAATTATTGAAG GTGTCGAATAacaaattaattaataaccTTTATGATGATACTGAAGTTACGGATTCATTAGGAcgtaaaaatttaataacttataaatatttagaaaatctcaaaaaaatatgttccTATTTAAAgaacacaaatatatattttataaaatgtattaaaccaaatgaaacaaaagagaaaaataacTTTAATCCCAAAAAAGTATATCCtcaattattttctttatctatTGTTGaaacattaaatataaaatatttttttcagtaTAAATATACTTTTGCTTCTTTCTTAagttattatcaatatttggATATTGCGGTTTCAAATGACTCAAGCTTGGATGAAAAAACTAAAGTATCCATGTTGTTGGAAAGAAACTTTGAAAAGGATTCATATAAG GTTGGCCATACCAtggtatttttaaaaaaggaagCGGTTCATAAAATTCGGGATATCATAAATGCCAACTTGAAATGTTATAGAAATTTATGTTGTATAACTAGTGCACTTATCactaaaataaagaaaaagagaaTGGTCGaagaaaacataaaaaatttacaacTAGCTCAAGCATATTTtaggaaatataaatatattacggAACACCAATAA